From Coffea arabica cultivar ET-39 chromosome 2e, Coffea Arabica ET-39 HiFi, whole genome shotgun sequence, the proteins below share one genomic window:
- the LOC113732482 gene encoding uncharacterized protein isoform X2, whose translation MVQRKVSNKLGIHADQDKSNKLLVNLKPSTLQHQDAKNKGADLKKKMKKSRPIKLSDLERLGSPNMRRQVPQPGKPPPPPVFPNTSASPQKSPVKTSETTPNYMKATTSSDARKERSQVSSRNLQTLFDSQSSGRKDSNSSKMSSGSVHKAARVLGRTSSSKLVRTLTKTTSFKPARASAKKCSPLVLSENLNVQRTTCSSTLKDSKFPAYLALSSGATEAEGTSVMKVCPYTYCSLNGHHHPPLPPLKSFLSARRRLLNTQRSFKLGCLSPRRSKPVSSSTEEIQVEQNHEKSSSQEPWDSSMSSPVIEEKQTDFFVQIYGKGRETKVDITDSSLNHIRPAVEGRPSGGETPTQVDNRQVLAIPSDESPFSEMDSHDDSSKIIDAASSVIEVADYCEAESYSTMDLDYEPDSSLQSIQDSDLGRDSPEFGSCIIPEVSIFKSAITNRCFGEIQADYWAEDYVEGLDDGSHDELGLQFKDESFEPIKTQDLIDYLKDGIVQNDVEAEQVRGPDSQDFHDMIEESCEDGMEENEQGDPFKAPTKIEICISLHSSAEATGDMSAKDCKDNNLEDIRIGGKSDRTLANMELTKGAPDQSAHDNSISSGCENLNCLEENEAGNFKTIASADLGGEKANPTPKNACGGTQNDRKRSLSCQELAETCKRRSWRTGCKRSTEEYQELKEFNPKAPNFLPLEPDPEAEKVDLRHQTIDERRNADEWMLDYAIQKAVNKLGPARKKKVALLVEAFETVMPVPRYDTQPSHSSFSFSHARSIQACS comes from the exons ATGGTGCAAAGAAAGGTGAGCAACAAGCTTGGTATCCATGCTGATCAGGATAAATCCAACAAGCTGTTGGTGAACCTCAAACCATCAACTCTGCAGCATCAGGATGCCAAAAACAAAGGAGCtgatttgaagaagaaaatgaagaaatcaAGACCAATCAAGCTTTCTGATCTTGAACGCCTTGGTTCGCCAAATATGAGAAGGCAAGTACCTCAGCCTGGAAagccaccaccacctccagtATTTCCAAACACCTCTGCATCCCCACAGAAGTCCCCGGTCAAAACATCAGAAACAACACCAAACTATATGAAGGCAACTACCAGTTCTGATGCAAGGAAAGAACGTTCTCAGGTGAGTTCCAGGAACCTTCAAACTCTCTTTGATAGTCAAAGCTCAGGCAGGAAGGATTCAAATagctcaaaaatgagctcagGTTCTGTTCACAAGGCAGCAAGAGTTTTAGGTAGGACATCCAGTTCAAAATTAGTTAGGACACTAACAAAAACAACTAGTTTTAAACCAGCAAGAGCTTCAGCCAAAAAATGCTCCCCTCTTGTCCTAAGTGAAAATCTAAATGTTCAGAGAACAACCTGTTCTTCAACTTTGAAGGActcaaaatttccagcttacCTTGCACTTAGTTCCGGAGCAACAGAAGCAGAAGGAACCTCTGTCATGAAAGTCTGCCCCTATACTTACTGTTCTTTGAATGGTCATCATCATCCTCCTTTACCACCATTAAAAAGCTTCTTGTCTGCAAGAAGGCGCCTGCTGAATACTCAAAGAAGTTTCAAACTGGGATGTCTCTCCCCACGACGATCAAAGCCGGTTAGCAGCAGTACGGAAGAAATTCAGGTTGAGCAGAACCATGAGAAATCTTCATCTCAAGAACCATGGGACAGTTCAATGAGTAGCCCAGTCATAGAAGAAAAGCAAACTGATTTCTTCGTTCAGATTTACGGTAAAGGAAGGGAAACTAAAGTTGATATCACTGATTCTTCTCTCAACCATATCAGGCCTGCAGTTGAGGGAAGACCAAGTGGTGGTGAAACACCAACACAAGTTGACAACAGACAAGTTCTTGCAATACCATCAGATGAATCCCCTTTCTCTGAGATGGATTCTCATGATGATAGCAGCAAAATCATTGATGCTGCTTCATCAGTCATTGAAGTGGCTGATTATTGTGAGGCAGAGAGTTACTCAACTATGGATCTTGATTATGAACCTGACAGTTCACTGCAAAGCATCCAAGATTCTGATTTAGGACGAGATTCACCTGAGTTTGGAAGCTGTATAATTCCTGAAGTATCCATTTTCAAATCAGCTATTACAAATAGGTGCTTTGGGGAAATTCAGGCAG ATTATTGGGCAGAGGATTATGTTGAAGGGCTTGATGATGGAAGTCATGATGAATTAGGTCTTCAGTTTAAAGATGAATCTTTCGAGCCTATCAAGACACAGGATCTCATTGATTATCTCAAGGATGGAATTGTGCAGAATGATGTTGAAGCCGAACAGGTACGGGGCCCAGATTCGCAAGATTTTCATGATATGATTGAAGAAAGTTGTGAAGATGGGATGGAAGAGAATGAGCAAGGTGATCCTTTTAAAGCACCTACCAAGATTGAAATTTGCATTTCTCTGCATAGTTCAGCTGAGGCCACCGGGGACATGTCAGCAAAGGATTGCAAGGACAATAACCTGGAGGACATTCGAATTGGTGGAAAATCAGATCGAACTTTGGCAAATATGGAACTAACAAAAGGAGCTCCAGATCAATCAGCTCATGACAACTCCATAAGCAGTGGTTGCGAAAATCTAAATTgcttggaagaaaatgaagctGGGAACTTCAAAACGATAGCATCTGCTGATTTAGGAGGAGAAAAAGCAAACCCCACACCCAAGAATGCATGTGGCGGTACACAAAATGACCGTAAGAGAAGCCTTTCATGTCAAGAATTGGCTGAAACATGCAAAAGGAGGAGCTGGAGAACTGGATGCAAAAGATCTACTGAAGAGTACCAGGAATTGAAAGAATTCAATCCAAAAGCACCAAATTTTCTGCCACTGGAGCCTGACCCGGAAGCAGAGAAGGTTGATCTCAGGCATCAAACAATCGATGAAAGGAGAAATGCAGACGAATGGATGCTGGATTATGCTATTCAAAAGGCAGTCAACAAACTTGGTCCAGCGCGCAAGAAGAAGGTTGCATTGCTTGTTGAAGCTTTTGAAACAGTTATGCCAGTACCCAGATATGATACCCAACCGAGTCACAGCTCATTCTCATTCAGTCATGCAAGATCAATTCAAGCTTGCAGTTGA
- the LOC113732482 gene encoding uncharacterized protein isoform X1, producing MVQRKVSNKLGIHADQDKSNKLLVNLKPSTLQHQDAKNKGADLKKKMKKSRPIKLSDLERLGSPNMRRQVPQPGKPPPPPVFPNTSASPQKSPVKTSETTPNYMKATTSSDARKERSQVSSRNLQTLFDSQSSGRKDSNSSKMSSGSVHKAARVLGRTSSSKLVRTLTKTTSFKPARASAKKCSPLVLSENLNVQRTTCSSTLKDSKFPAYLALSSGATEAEGTSVMKVCPYTYCSLNGHHHPPLPPLKSFLSARRRLLNTQRSFKLGCLSPRRSKPVSSSTEEIQVEQNHEKSSSQEPWDSSMSSPVIEEKQTDFFVQIYGKGRETKVDITDSSLNHIRPAVEGRPSGGETPTQVDNRQVLAIPSDESPFSEMDSHDDSSKIIDAASSVIEVADYCEAESYSTMDLDYEPDSSLQSIQDSDLGRDSPEFGSCIIPEVSIFKSAITNRCFGEIQAGTILKQSSDEESIDRESVSSKASSFSDYWAEDYVEGLDDGSHDELGLQFKDESFEPIKTQDLIDYLKDGIVQNDVEAEQVRGPDSQDFHDMIEESCEDGMEENEQGDPFKAPTKIEICISLHSSAEATGDMSAKDCKDNNLEDIRIGGKSDRTLANMELTKGAPDQSAHDNSISSGCENLNCLEENEAGNFKTIASADLGGEKANPTPKNACGGTQNDRKRSLSCQELAETCKRRSWRTGCKRSTEEYQELKEFNPKAPNFLPLEPDPEAEKVDLRHQTIDERRNADEWMLDYAIQKAVNKLGPARKKKVALLVEAFETVMPVPRYDTQPSHSSFSFSHARSIQACS from the coding sequence ATGGTGCAAAGAAAGGTGAGCAACAAGCTTGGTATCCATGCTGATCAGGATAAATCCAACAAGCTGTTGGTGAACCTCAAACCATCAACTCTGCAGCATCAGGATGCCAAAAACAAAGGAGCtgatttgaagaagaaaatgaagaaatcaAGACCAATCAAGCTTTCTGATCTTGAACGCCTTGGTTCGCCAAATATGAGAAGGCAAGTACCTCAGCCTGGAAagccaccaccacctccagtATTTCCAAACACCTCTGCATCCCCACAGAAGTCCCCGGTCAAAACATCAGAAACAACACCAAACTATATGAAGGCAACTACCAGTTCTGATGCAAGGAAAGAACGTTCTCAGGTGAGTTCCAGGAACCTTCAAACTCTCTTTGATAGTCAAAGCTCAGGCAGGAAGGATTCAAATagctcaaaaatgagctcagGTTCTGTTCACAAGGCAGCAAGAGTTTTAGGTAGGACATCCAGTTCAAAATTAGTTAGGACACTAACAAAAACAACTAGTTTTAAACCAGCAAGAGCTTCAGCCAAAAAATGCTCCCCTCTTGTCCTAAGTGAAAATCTAAATGTTCAGAGAACAACCTGTTCTTCAACTTTGAAGGActcaaaatttccagcttacCTTGCACTTAGTTCCGGAGCAACAGAAGCAGAAGGAACCTCTGTCATGAAAGTCTGCCCCTATACTTACTGTTCTTTGAATGGTCATCATCATCCTCCTTTACCACCATTAAAAAGCTTCTTGTCTGCAAGAAGGCGCCTGCTGAATACTCAAAGAAGTTTCAAACTGGGATGTCTCTCCCCACGACGATCAAAGCCGGTTAGCAGCAGTACGGAAGAAATTCAGGTTGAGCAGAACCATGAGAAATCTTCATCTCAAGAACCATGGGACAGTTCAATGAGTAGCCCAGTCATAGAAGAAAAGCAAACTGATTTCTTCGTTCAGATTTACGGTAAAGGAAGGGAAACTAAAGTTGATATCACTGATTCTTCTCTCAACCATATCAGGCCTGCAGTTGAGGGAAGACCAAGTGGTGGTGAAACACCAACACAAGTTGACAACAGACAAGTTCTTGCAATACCATCAGATGAATCCCCTTTCTCTGAGATGGATTCTCATGATGATAGCAGCAAAATCATTGATGCTGCTTCATCAGTCATTGAAGTGGCTGATTATTGTGAGGCAGAGAGTTACTCAACTATGGATCTTGATTATGAACCTGACAGTTCACTGCAAAGCATCCAAGATTCTGATTTAGGACGAGATTCACCTGAGTTTGGAAGCTGTATAATTCCTGAAGTATCCATTTTCAAATCAGCTATTACAAATAGGTGCTTTGGGGAAATTCAGGCAGGTACGATCCTGAAACAATCATCTGATGAAGAATCCATTGATAGAGAAAGTGTGAGCTCTAAAGCAAGTTCATTTTCAGATTATTGGGCAGAGGATTATGTTGAAGGGCTTGATGATGGAAGTCATGATGAATTAGGTCTTCAGTTTAAAGATGAATCTTTCGAGCCTATCAAGACACAGGATCTCATTGATTATCTCAAGGATGGAATTGTGCAGAATGATGTTGAAGCCGAACAGGTACGGGGCCCAGATTCGCAAGATTTTCATGATATGATTGAAGAAAGTTGTGAAGATGGGATGGAAGAGAATGAGCAAGGTGATCCTTTTAAAGCACCTACCAAGATTGAAATTTGCATTTCTCTGCATAGTTCAGCTGAGGCCACCGGGGACATGTCAGCAAAGGATTGCAAGGACAATAACCTGGAGGACATTCGAATTGGTGGAAAATCAGATCGAACTTTGGCAAATATGGAACTAACAAAAGGAGCTCCAGATCAATCAGCTCATGACAACTCCATAAGCAGTGGTTGCGAAAATCTAAATTgcttggaagaaaatgaagctGGGAACTTCAAAACGATAGCATCTGCTGATTTAGGAGGAGAAAAAGCAAACCCCACACCCAAGAATGCATGTGGCGGTACACAAAATGACCGTAAGAGAAGCCTTTCATGTCAAGAATTGGCTGAAACATGCAAAAGGAGGAGCTGGAGAACTGGATGCAAAAGATCTACTGAAGAGTACCAGGAATTGAAAGAATTCAATCCAAAAGCACCAAATTTTCTGCCACTGGAGCCTGACCCGGAAGCAGAGAAGGTTGATCTCAGGCATCAAACAATCGATGAAAGGAGAAATGCAGACGAATGGATGCTGGATTATGCTATTCAAAAGGCAGTCAACAAACTTGGTCCAGCGCGCAAGAAGAAGGTTGCATTGCTTGTTGAAGCTTTTGAAACAGTTATGCCAGTACCCAGATATGATACCCAACCGAGTCACAGCTCATTCTCATTCAGTCATGCAAGATCAATTCAAGCTTGCAGTTGA